One window from the genome of Tachypleus tridentatus isolate NWPU-2018 chromosome 11, ASM421037v1, whole genome shotgun sequence encodes:
- the LOC143232876 gene encoding myophilin-like — MEDFEYFLRDGVVLCRLMNFIKSGSIQREIKAGTDAKSKKHNIRLFLNACETYGVPKEFLFDPEYFLFMTHISKVTRCIFHIGKLAEKDSNFKGPYLGEEPYEPTNKTRQRRSGMPIGDDIHVAHVNVQKVMKRLPSVDQ, encoded by the exons ATGGAAGACTTCGAGTACTTCCTTCGTGATGGTGTTGTATTATGCAG GCTgatgaatttcatcaagtctggATCGATCCAAAGAGAGATTAAGGCAGGAACAGATGCCAAGAGTAAGAAACACAACATTCGCCTTTTTCTCAATGCTTGTGAGACGTATGGAGTTCCCAAGGAGTTCCTGTTTGATCCAGAATATTTCCTCTTCATGACTCACATCTCGAAAGTGACAAGATGTATATTTCACATTGGAAAGCTA GCAGAAAAAGACTCGAATTTTAAAGGACCTTATCTAGGTGAAGAACCTTATGAACCTACTAACAAGACAAGACAACGAAGAAGTGGAATGCCAATTGGTGACGACATCCACGTAGCACATGTCAACGTTCAAAAAGTCATGAAACGTCTTCCCAGTGTTGATCAGTAA